A window from Montipora capricornis isolate CH-2021 chromosome 7, ASM3666992v2, whole genome shotgun sequence encodes these proteins:
- the LOC138056886 gene encoding uncharacterized protein, translating into MRMRMTQSEDRIPPNVSGGRKGENHGLYSGISTEITAFVIVTVNIVGYYVYQRQRLKMPLRPRSVSQETKISVISPTTNSPSDEDDTIRRSPMFVQDYGIPSWEDQEDKGPVYAVIEFPEKHSKDETKEPFYCVVEEAALIDKETGRSGASKNPKSEKHFNEDHIYAKVKNRKKRRVENSLKLPDFINLKENSHCGSSEDETGPVLEILGPYVRGAQEPDLPEFTPEKPVYFTLEECFSDTFRRTNDDLECGDGPIFRLVGGPDQYRPICTEALVYYTLNESEQDEENDNSSKFTIGQVFDELEERFLNKDGERGSTNPERPEPIPETSYTGRQLANASEPVYNFLEELFPKGTPTFSRGTIRNEDGPIYFHLRRLKSNHSKATRIQPKWRDVEDENPTGADGNKKTNPVYTRTPAFYTLERSDSDKQNDSNDIFTIEEAFDQLQDRYLKNPEEAKNASLERPGLVPQARSSNEKGTGDSEGTGEPGNKVLGKKETVPFQLLSNHDGPVYLHLRRLKSNHSKATRIRPQLENEGECGGKEGQDNTDKGHYENVPIYVRAPVFYTLKRSGTEKQNNNHTLVTIEQAFDELKDRYFEKPEGALKQ; encoded by the exons ATGAGGATGAGGATGACACAATCAGAAGATCGC ATTCCTCCAAATGTTAGTGGTGGCAGGAAAGGAGAAAACCATGGTTTATACAGTGGTATTTCAACAGAGATAACAGCATTTGTCATAGTCACAGTCAACATCGTGGGATACTATGTTTATCAACGCCAGCGTTTAAA GATGCCCCTTCGGCCAAGAAGTGTAAGCCAAGAGACAAAG ATTTCTGTCATAAGCCCGACAACAAACTCACCTTCAGATGAGGATGACACAATCAGAAGATCGC CTATGTTTGTGCAAGACTATGGGATTCCTTCATGGGAAGATCAAGAGGACAAGGGTCCCGTATACGCAGTCATCGAATTCCCAGAAAAGCACTCGAAAGACGAAACAAAGGAGCCATTCTATTGTGTCGTGGAAGAGGCAGCACTGATTGACAAAGAAACGGGAAGAAGTGGTGCCTCAAAAAATCCCAAATCCGAAAAACATTTTAATGAGGATCACATTtatgcaaaagtgaaaaatagaaagaaacgACGAGTTGAGAATTCCTTGAAGTTGCCCGACTTCATtaacttgaaagaaaacagtcacTGTGGCAGTTCGGAAGATGAAACTGGACCTGTTCTAGAGATTCTGGGACCTTACGTGCGAGGAGCACAGGAACCAGATCTACCCGAGTTTACACCTGAAAAACCAGTGTATTTTACTTTGGAGGAATGTTTTTCGGATACATTTAGGCGAACTAACGACGACCTAGAGTGTGGAGATGGACCAATTTTCAGACTTGTGGGCGGCCCGGATCAATATCGGCCCATTTGCACTGAAGCGCTTGTTTACTACACCTTAAATGAATCTGAACAGGATGAAGAAAATGACAATAGTTCCAAGTTTACCATTGGACAAGTCTTTGATGAGTTGGAGGAACGCTTTCTCAACAAGGATGGTGAACGCGGGAGCACCAATCCAGAAAGACCAGAACCTATTCCTGAAACGAGCTATACAGGTCGACAACTCGCAAATGCTTCTGAGCCGGTGTACAACTTTTTGGAGGAGCTTTTTCCAAAAGGTACTCCTACTTTTAGCCGAGGAACGATACGTAATGAAGATGGCCCGATCTACTTCCATTTGAGGCGACTAAAATCCAATCACTCTAAAGCAACCAGAATTCAGCCCAAATGGAGAGATGTGGAAGACGAAAATCCGACAGGAGCAGACGGAAATAAAAAGACTAATCCCGTCTACACAAGAACGCCAGCGTTTTATACCTTGGAAAGGTCTGATTCTGATAAACAGAATGACAGCAATGACATCTTTACGATTGAAGAGGCTTTTGATCAATTGCAGGACCGATACCTAAAAAACCCCGAAGAAGCCAAGAACGCCTCTTTAGAGAGACCAGGACTCGTTCCTCAGGCTCGTTCTTCGAATGAGAAAGGTACGGGTGATTCTGAAGGCACAGGCGAACCAGGAAATAAGGTGCTTGGTAAAAAAGAAACTGTTCCATTTCAGCTGCTATCCAACCACGACGGCCCAGTTTATTTGCATTTGAGACGGTTAAAATCCAACCATTCCAAAGCAACGAGAATTCGTCCTCAGTTGGAAAACGAAGGGGAGTGTGGCGGCAAAGAAGGGCAAGATAACACAGATAAGGGACATTATGAAAACGTTCCCATTTACGTGCGAGCTCCAGTTTTTTACACCTTAAAAAGGTCCGGAACTGAAAAGCAGAACAACAATCACACTTTGGTTACAATTGAACAAGCGTTCGATGAGCTTAAGGACCGTTACTTTGAAAAGCCCGAGGGAGCACTGAAACAGTGA
- the LOC138056892 gene encoding uncharacterized protein isoform X1, whose amino-acid sequence MKIYLVEVLISLSLCVEQTLLESIEIRRFIGWLHQDSFYIPRTVCDLDSRYEQFCATDICESPGTVTDNHYLCSCPPENATLTYRDNLWRCRENVEVRRHLGCEINNLFRYESETEPLRVLSKTARERTELNKEECYISPDISWYIGCDGKRETLKTYQLQTSFELRWNQGRRKAYFLKVLDDSYQGQMIKLGIRCTSGLPGYNNSCLLFKVQGNFSCPLGKQETDRLSSTKAVFSETTSTPSKVPRETSTQTKQSSTEGRFQPSSGVRQTDDSSSQVPVIVGVTASIMFTIVLLVVAFLICRQYKFRKRHNLESYAKNSSTSTAADRAVDEVTESSNDNTNVDGDYEYA is encoded by the exons ATGAAGATCTATCTCGTTGAAGTCTTGATATCTTTGTCACTTTGTGTCGAGCAAACTCTTCTTGAAAGTATCGAAATAAGGAGGTTCATTGGCTGGCTACACCAAGACTCGTTTTACATTCCACGAACGGTTTGCGATCTAGACAGCAGATACGAACAATTTTGTGCCACTGATATATGCGAAAGTCCGGGCACAGTTACTGATAATCATTATTTGTGCTCGTGTCCGCCCGAAAATGCTACTCTAACATATCGAGACAACCTTTGGAGATGCCGTGAAAATGTAGAGGTGCGAAGACATTTGG GCTGTGAAATTAACAACTTATTTCGCTATGAAAGTGAGACAGAACCGCTGAGAGTGCTGAGTAAAACTGCGAGGGAACGAACGGAACTGAACAAAGAAGAATGTTACATTTCCCCTGACATCTCATGGTATATTGGATGCGATGGGAAAAGGGAGACACTGAAAACCTACCAATTGCAAACAAGTTTTGAACTTAGATGGAACCAAGGAAGGCGAAAAGCATACTTTTTAAAG GTCTTGGATGACTCTTACCAGGGTCAAATGATCAAGCTTGGTATCAGATGTACATCAGGGCTTCCGGGCTACAACAACAGTTGCCTTCTTTTTAAAGTTCAAGGAAATTTTTCTT GTCCTCTCGGAAAACAAGAAACCGATAGATTATCCTCAACAAAAGCTGTTTTCTCCGAAACAACATCGACTCCATCGAAG GTGCCCAGAGAGACCTCAACACAGACGAAACAAAGTTCTACTGAG GGTCGCTTCCAGCCCAGTTCGGGGGTGAGACAAACGGACGATTCGTCATCTCAAGTGCCTGTCATCGTTGGAGTTACAGCTTCCATAATGTTCACAATAGTACTACTCGTCGTTGCCTTTCTTATTTGTCGACAATACAAATTCAG GAAGAGACATAATCTAGAGAGCTACGCTAAAAATAGTTCGACTTCTACGGCTGCAGACAGAGCA GTTGATGAAGTGACCGAATCTTCCAACGATAATACAAATGTCGATGGTGACTATGAATACGCCTAA
- the LOC138056892 gene encoding uncharacterized protein isoform X2, with product MRKNGLLVSAWTIDGCEINNLFRYESETEPLRVLSKTARERTELNKEECYISPDISWYIGCDGKRETLKTYQLQTSFELRWNQGRRKAYFLKVLDDSYQGQMIKLGIRCTSGLPGYNNSCLLFKVQGNFSCPLGKQETDRLSSTKAVFSETTSTPSKVPRETSTQTKQSSTEGRFQPSSGVRQTDDSSSQVPVIVGVTASIMFTIVLLVVAFLICRQYKFRKRHNLESYAKNSSTSTAADRAVDEVTESSNDNTNVDGDYEYA from the exons ATGAGGAAAAATGGATTGCTCGTTAGTGCGTGGACAATTGACG GCTGTGAAATTAACAACTTATTTCGCTATGAAAGTGAGACAGAACCGCTGAGAGTGCTGAGTAAAACTGCGAGGGAACGAACGGAACTGAACAAAGAAGAATGTTACATTTCCCCTGACATCTCATGGTATATTGGATGCGATGGGAAAAGGGAGACACTGAAAACCTACCAATTGCAAACAAGTTTTGAACTTAGATGGAACCAAGGAAGGCGAAAAGCATACTTTTTAAAG GTCTTGGATGACTCTTACCAGGGTCAAATGATCAAGCTTGGTATCAGATGTACATCAGGGCTTCCGGGCTACAACAACAGTTGCCTTCTTTTTAAAGTTCAAGGAAATTTTTCTT GTCCTCTCGGAAAACAAGAAACCGATAGATTATCCTCAACAAAAGCTGTTTTCTCCGAAACAACATCGACTCCATCGAAG GTGCCCAGAGAGACCTCAACACAGACGAAACAAAGTTCTACTGAG GGTCGCTTCCAGCCCAGTTCGGGGGTGAGACAAACGGACGATTCGTCATCTCAAGTGCCTGTCATCGTTGGAGTTACAGCTTCCATAATGTTCACAATAGTACTACTCGTCGTTGCCTTTCTTATTTGTCGACAATACAAATTCAG GAAGAGACATAATCTAGAGAGCTACGCTAAAAATAGTTCGACTTCTACGGCTGCAGACAGAGCA GTTGATGAAGTGACCGAATCTTCCAACGATAATACAAATGTCGATGGTGACTATGAATACGCCTAA